In Streptomyces seoulensis, the following are encoded in one genomic region:
- a CDS encoding pirin family protein yields MSNLDLAPEPSACGGRGFVVAEPVRELLSPRTVKLGESTEVRRLLPNLGRRMIGAWAFVDHYGPDDIADEPGMQVPPHPHIGLQTVSWLHEGEVLHRDSTGSLQTIRPRELGLMTAGRAISHSEESPKRHARYLHGAQLWVALPDEHRHTEPHFEYHADLPTVTAPGLTATVILGTLDGTTSPGTTYTPLVGADLTLTEGTRTRLPLDPDFEYGVLSMSGSVHVDGVPVTPGSMLYLGCGRHSLPLHADSDASVMLLGGEPFAEELLMWWNFVGRTQEDISRAREDWMKGLRFGEVKGYDGAPLTAPQLPAAPLKPRGRVR; encoded by the coding sequence ATGAGCAACCTTGACCTCGCGCCCGAGCCGAGCGCATGCGGTGGCCGTGGCTTTGTCGTCGCCGAACCGGTCCGTGAGCTGCTGAGCCCCCGTACGGTGAAGCTCGGGGAGTCCACCGAGGTCCGCCGGCTGCTGCCGAACCTGGGGCGGCGCATGATCGGCGCGTGGGCGTTCGTGGACCACTACGGCCCGGACGACATCGCGGACGAGCCCGGCATGCAGGTACCCCCGCACCCGCACATCGGCCTCCAGACGGTGAGCTGGCTGCACGAGGGCGAGGTGCTGCACCGGGACTCCACGGGCAGCCTGCAGACCATCCGCCCGCGCGAGCTGGGCCTGATGACGGCGGGCCGGGCGATCAGCCACTCCGAGGAGAGCCCGAAGCGCCACGCGCGCTATCTGCACGGCGCCCAGCTGTGGGTGGCCCTCCCGGACGAACACCGCCACACCGAGCCGCACTTCGAGTACCACGCCGACCTGCCTACGGTGACCGCGCCCGGCCTCACGGCCACGGTGATCCTGGGCACCCTGGACGGCACGACGTCCCCCGGCACGACGTACACCCCCCTGGTCGGCGCCGACCTGACGCTCACCGAAGGCACCCGAACCCGCCTCCCCCTCGACCCCGACTTCGAGTACGGCGTCCTCTCCATGTCGGGCTCCGTCCACGTGGACGGCGTCCCCGTCACCCCGGGCTCCATGCTCTACCTCGGCTGCGGCCGCCACTCCCTCCCCCTCCACGCGGACTCCGACGCCTCGGTCATGCTGCTGGGCGGCGAACCGTTCGCGGAGGAGCTGCTCATGTGGTGGAACTTCGTGGGGCGGACGCAGGAGGACATCAGCCGGGCTCGGGAGGACTGGATGAAGGGTTTGCGATTTGGGGAGGTGAAGGGGTATGACGGCGCTCCACTGACAGCCCCTCAACTCCCCGCCGCACCACTGAAGCCACGAGGGAGAGTGCGCTGA
- a CDS encoding pyrroline-5-carboxylate reductase family protein produces the protein MERIVVVGAGHMGSVVVRGLLDGMPQVEVVIVEPSAERRATLDSRAEAVAAYEPRPDDLLVLAIPPQAFDSFADGLPHGACAETIVVSIMAGVRLETLASALGTGRVLRAMPNLASRVGQSMTVLCPGEQVPAAGVDRAKAALSVIGKVLVVQDESLLDAATAVAGSGPALVAYLAQSFTDFARGAGFTPDDALLLTTQVLRGTADVLAEPAVTPQSLYRQASTPNGTTAEGIATLREHRVGESVRTALEATTERARELAG, from the coding sequence GTGGAACGAATCGTCGTCGTCGGTGCCGGCCACATGGGGTCGGTCGTCGTACGGGGCCTGCTGGACGGGATGCCGCAGGTCGAGGTCGTCATCGTGGAGCCCTCGGCGGAGCGCCGGGCCACCCTGGACAGCCGCGCGGAGGCGGTCGCCGCGTACGAGCCCCGCCCGGACGACCTCCTCGTCCTCGCCATCCCGCCCCAGGCGTTCGACTCCTTCGCGGACGGCCTGCCGCACGGCGCGTGCGCGGAGACCATCGTCGTCTCGATCATGGCGGGAGTACGGCTGGAGACCCTGGCGTCGGCGCTGGGCACGGGCAGGGTCCTGCGCGCCATGCCGAACCTCGCCTCGCGGGTCGGGCAGAGCATGACGGTCCTCTGCCCCGGTGAGCAGGTCCCCGCCGCCGGGGTCGACCGGGCGAAGGCCGCGCTGTCGGTGATCGGCAAGGTCCTGGTGGTCCAGGACGAGTCCCTCCTCGACGCGGCGACCGCCGTCGCGGGCAGCGGCCCGGCCCTGGTCGCCTACCTCGCCCAGTCCTTCACCGACTTCGCCCGGGGCGCGGGCTTCACCCCCGACGACGCCCTGCTGCTGACCACCCAGGTCCTCCGGGGCACGGCGGACGTCCTCGCCGAGCCGGCCGTGACCCCCCAGTCCCTCTACCGACAGGCCAGCACCCCGAACGGCACCACCGCCGAGGGCATCGCCACCTTGCGCGAGCACCGGGTGGGTGAATCGGTCCGCACCGCGCTGGAGGCCACGACGGAGAGGGCGCGGGAGCTGGCGGGGTGA
- a CDS encoding ABC transporter permease, whose amino-acid sequence MTAAPDDCLARNEWICGDYLSTRRQILLDAVGQHLELTALSVLIGLVIAVPLAVLARRWGWAAGPVLAVTTVLYTIPSLAMFSLLLPVYGLSATLVVAGLVLYSLTLLVRNILAGLRAVPEETRQAARGLGFGPVRLLLTVELPLALPAAMAGLRIATVSAVSLVTIGAIVGFGGLGNLIYAGMNTYFKAQVLTASVLCVLIAVAADLLLLGVQWLLTPWARKGRT is encoded by the coding sequence GTGACCGCCGCCCCGGACGACTGCCTCGCGCGCAACGAGTGGATCTGCGGCGACTATCTGAGCACCCGCCGCCAGATCCTCCTCGACGCGGTCGGCCAGCACCTGGAGCTGACCGCGCTGTCCGTGCTGATCGGGCTCGTCATCGCCGTGCCGCTCGCCGTGCTCGCCCGCCGCTGGGGGTGGGCCGCCGGGCCGGTGCTCGCCGTCACCACCGTGCTCTACACCATCCCGTCCCTGGCGATGTTCTCCCTGCTGCTCCCCGTCTACGGGCTGTCCGCCACCCTCGTCGTCGCCGGGCTGGTGCTGTACTCGCTCACGCTGCTCGTCCGGAACATCCTCGCCGGGCTGCGCGCCGTACCCGAGGAGACCAGGCAGGCCGCGCGCGGGCTCGGCTTCGGGCCCGTACGGCTGCTGCTCACCGTGGAGCTGCCGCTCGCGCTGCCCGCCGCGATGGCCGGGCTGCGCATCGCCACCGTCTCGGCGGTCTCCCTGGTCACCATCGGCGCGATCGTCGGCTTCGGGGGGCTCGGCAATCTGATCTACGCGGGCATGAACACCTACTTCAAGGCGCAGGTCCTCACCGCGTCCGTGCTGTGCGTGCTCATCGCCGTCGCCGCCGACCTGCTCCTGCTGGGCGTGCAGTGGCTGCTCACCCCGTGGGCGAGAAAGGGCCGTACATGA
- a CDS encoding ABC transporter permease, which produces MKVLGSTWDWLADPAHWSGDDGVWHRLLQHLLLTVVCLIVSCLIALPVALVLGHLGKGGALAVNISNVGRAVPTFAVLVLLLLTPVGKWGEGPTVVALVLFAVPPLLTNAYVGMREVDRGVVQAARGMGMTGRQTLTRVEVPLALPMILNGVRIAAVQLVATATIAALAGGGGLGRIITAGFNLASTPQVVAGAILVAVFALLVEGVFEVVERLGPAWARAGR; this is translated from the coding sequence ATGAAGGTGCTCGGCTCCACCTGGGACTGGCTCGCCGACCCCGCCCACTGGTCCGGCGACGACGGGGTCTGGCACCGGCTGCTGCAACACCTGCTGCTCACCGTGGTCTGCCTGATCGTCAGCTGTCTGATCGCGCTGCCGGTCGCACTGGTCCTCGGGCACCTCGGCAAGGGCGGCGCGCTGGCCGTCAACATCTCCAACGTCGGCCGGGCCGTGCCCACCTTCGCCGTGCTGGTGCTGCTCCTGCTGACGCCGGTGGGGAAGTGGGGGGAGGGGCCCACCGTCGTCGCCCTGGTGCTGTTCGCCGTACCGCCGCTGCTCACCAACGCCTACGTCGGCATGCGCGAGGTCGACCGGGGCGTGGTGCAGGCCGCGCGCGGCATGGGGATGACCGGGCGGCAGACACTGACCCGGGTCGAGGTGCCGCTCGCGCTGCCGATGATCCTCAACGGGGTACGGATCGCCGCCGTCCAGCTCGTCGCCACCGCCACCATCGCCGCGCTGGCGGGCGGCGGCGGCCTCGGCCGGATCATCACCGCCGGGTTCAACCTGGCCAGCACCCCGCAGGTCGTCGCGGGCGCGATCCTCGTCGCCGTGTTCGCCCTGCTCGTGGAGGGCGTCTTCGAGGTCGTGGAACGGCTCGGGCCCGCCTGGGCGAGGGCCGGCCGATGA
- a CDS encoding ABC transporter substrate-binding protein: MRARAVLAAATLVTLTACGSGPSLENQDAVTAPPGDSHHLTIGSAGFTESDLLAQLYAQLLDQAGYQTSLITVANRELYEPALESGQIDVAPEYAATFADWLNAKEHGADAPPAGSPDLAKTMRNLRALATPRGLTVLPPGRAVDQNAFAVSADYARRHHLRTLSDLGASGLKVRLAAGDECVKRPYCAPGLKKVYGIDITAVDPKGVGTTPAKQAVQSGRDQMVLTTTTDATLGSFGLVLLADDKHLQNADYIVPVVNRARAGSERVAKALGKLNDVLTTQDLADMNQQVDSWRRLPADVARAYLEKHGLIK, from the coding sequence ATGAGGGCCCGCGCGGTCCTCGCCGCCGCCACCCTCGTCACCCTCACCGCCTGCGGCTCCGGCCCCTCGCTGGAGAACCAGGACGCCGTCACCGCGCCGCCCGGCGACAGCCACCACCTGACCATCGGCTCGGCCGGCTTCACCGAGAGCGACCTGCTCGCCCAGCTCTACGCCCAGCTCCTCGACCAGGCCGGATACCAGACCTCGCTGATCACCGTCGCCAACCGGGAGCTGTACGAACCCGCCCTGGAATCCGGCCAGATCGACGTCGCCCCCGAGTACGCCGCCACCTTCGCCGACTGGCTCAACGCCAAGGAGCACGGCGCCGACGCACCCCCCGCCGGCTCACCCGACCTCGCGAAGACCATGAGGAACCTGCGCGCCCTGGCCACCCCGCGCGGACTCACCGTCCTCCCGCCGGGCCGGGCCGTCGACCAGAACGCCTTCGCGGTCAGCGCCGACTACGCCCGCCGCCACCACCTCAGGACCCTCAGCGACCTCGGTGCCTCCGGCCTCAAGGTGCGCCTCGCGGCGGGCGACGAGTGCGTGAAGCGGCCGTACTGCGCGCCCGGCCTGAAGAAGGTGTACGGGATCGACATCACCGCCGTCGATCCCAAGGGCGTCGGCACCACCCCGGCCAAGCAGGCCGTGCAGTCCGGGCGGGACCAGATGGTGCTGACCACCACCACGGACGCCACCCTCGGCTCCTTCGGCCTGGTGCTGCTCGCCGACGACAAGCACCTCCAGAACGCCGACTACATCGTCCCCGTCGTCAACCGCGCCCGCGCCGGCAGCGAGCGGGTCGCCAAGGCGCTCGGCAAGCTCAACGACGTCCTCACCACGCAGGACCTCGCCGACATGAACCAGCAGGTCGACAGCTGGCGCCGGCTGCCCGCCGACGTGGCCCGCGCGTACCTGGAAAAGCACGGCCTGATCAAGTGA
- a CDS encoding betaine/proline/choline family ABC transporter ATP-binding protein (Members of the family are the ATP-binding subunit of ABC transporters for substrates such as betaine, L-proline or other amino acids, choline, carnitine, etc. The substrate specificity is best determined from the substrate-binding subunit, rather than this subunit, as it interacts with the permease subunit and not with substrate directly.) yields MIRFEQVSKRYPDGTTAVDDLSFEVSEGELVTLVGPSGCGKTTTMMMVNRLIEPTAGRIVVDGEDIAGVDPVRLRRRIGYVIQQVGLFPHRTVLDNTATVPSLLGWKRAKARERAAELLDLVGLDPRTFGARYPEQLSGGQRQRVGVARALAADPPVLLMDEPFGAVDPVVREQLQDEFLRMQQAVRKTVLLVTHDIEEAVRLGDRIAVYGAGRIEQYDTPGAVLGAPATPYVAGFVGADRGLKRLSVTAIEPDDLEQPPVARPDEPAGNAARRLREEGARWAVVLDTDGDLHGWVGLEELAAGGTVGELAHRMTAWVPVGAPLKQAFGVMLQYDAGWVAVLDGSRLLGVLTPAKLHEALRRSVDADALGVARGQVPFDSVSDA; encoded by the coding sequence ATGATCCGGTTCGAGCAGGTCAGCAAGCGCTACCCGGACGGTACGACGGCCGTGGACGACCTCTCCTTCGAGGTGTCCGAGGGCGAACTCGTCACGCTGGTCGGCCCCTCGGGCTGCGGCAAGACGACCACCATGATGATGGTGAACCGGCTGATCGAGCCCACCGCGGGCCGGATCGTCGTGGACGGCGAGGACATCGCGGGGGTCGATCCGGTCCGGCTGCGCCGCCGGATCGGGTACGTCATCCAGCAGGTCGGCCTCTTCCCGCACCGCACGGTGCTGGACAACACCGCGACCGTGCCGTCCCTGCTCGGCTGGAAGCGGGCCAAGGCGCGGGAACGCGCAGCCGAGCTGCTGGACCTGGTCGGCCTGGACCCCAGGACGTTCGGCGCCCGGTACCCGGAGCAGCTCTCCGGCGGCCAGCGGCAGCGGGTCGGGGTGGCGCGGGCGCTCGCGGCCGACCCGCCGGTGCTGCTGATGGACGAGCCGTTCGGCGCGGTCGACCCGGTGGTGCGGGAGCAGTTGCAGGACGAGTTCCTGCGCATGCAGCAGGCGGTGCGCAAGACGGTGCTGCTGGTCACGCACGACATCGAGGAGGCGGTCCGCCTCGGCGACCGGATCGCGGTGTACGGCGCCGGCCGCATCGAGCAGTACGACACTCCCGGCGCGGTGCTGGGCGCCCCCGCGACCCCGTACGTCGCCGGGTTCGTCGGCGCCGACCGGGGTCTGAAGCGGCTGTCGGTGACCGCGATCGAGCCGGACGACCTGGAACAGCCCCCGGTGGCCCGCCCGGACGAGCCCGCCGGGAACGCGGCCCGGCGGCTGCGCGAGGAGGGCGCCCGCTGGGCGGTCGTCCTGGACACGGACGGCGACCTGCACGGCTGGGTCGGCCTGGAGGAACTGGCGGCGGGCGGCACGGTCGGCGAACTGGCCCACCGGATGACGGCCTGGGTCCCGGTGGGCGCCCCGCTGAAGCAGGCGTTCGGCGTGATGCTCCAGTACGACGCCGGGTGGGTCGCGGTGCTGGACGGCTCCCGCCTGCTGGGCGTGCTGACCCCGGCCAAGCTGCACGAGGCGCTGCGCCGGTCGGTGGACGCGGACGCGCTGGGGGTGGCGCGGGGTCAGGTGCCGTTCGACTCGGTGTCGGACGCGTAG
- a CDS encoding LutC/YkgG family protein — MSDRERVLGRVRRALADVPEDDTPYERAVPRDYAREHGTRTVAETVELLAENLADYRAVVHRCAEAELPALLARLLVARGARKVLAPDGLPSAWLADADLVAVPDLAASTPYELDAVDSVVTGCAVAVAETGTLVLDGGPGQGRRRITLVPDHHICVVRVPEQVVASVPQALERLSPTRPLTWISGPSATSDIELDRVEGVHGPRTLEVVLAGVIPSVGGTGQADGTPASVGE, encoded by the coding sequence GTGAGCGACCGGGAACGCGTCCTGGGCCGGGTCCGGCGCGCGCTGGCCGACGTACCCGAGGACGACACGCCGTACGAGCGGGCGGTCCCGCGTGACTACGCGCGCGAGCACGGCACGCGGACGGTCGCGGAGACGGTGGAGCTGCTGGCGGAGAACCTGGCGGACTACCGGGCCGTGGTGCACCGGTGCGCGGAGGCGGAGCTGCCCGCGCTGCTCGCCCGTCTGCTGGTGGCGCGGGGCGCCCGGAAGGTGCTGGCGCCGGACGGACTCCCGTCGGCGTGGCTGGCGGATGCCGACCTCGTGGCCGTCCCGGACCTGGCGGCGAGCACCCCGTACGAGCTGGACGCCGTGGACAGCGTGGTCACCGGCTGCGCGGTGGCCGTCGCCGAGACCGGCACCCTCGTGCTGGACGGCGGGCCCGGTCAGGGGCGCCGCCGGATCACCCTGGTGCCGGACCACCACATCTGTGTGGTCCGCGTTCCCGAGCAGGTCGTGGCGTCCGTACCGCAGGCCCTCGAACGCCTCTCCCCCACCCGCCCGTTGACCTGGATCTCCGGCCCCTCGGCCACCAGCGACATCGAGCTGGACCGGGTGGAGGGGGTACACGGGCCGCGCACACTGGAGGTCGTGCTGGCCGGGGTCATCCCTTCGGTCGGCGGGACCGGGCAGGCGGACGGGACCCCGGCTAGCGTGGGGGAATGA
- a CDS encoding LutB/LldF family L-lactate oxidation iron-sulfur protein, which produces MNETFVGMPAFPEAAREALDDTTLRGNLRHATHTIRAKRAATVAEVSDWAELREAGSRIKEHTLRHLDRYLEQLEESVTAAGGTVHWAADAAEANRIVTELVRETGESEVVKVKSMATQEIGLNEALEAAGIRAYETDLAELIVQLGEDRPSHILVPAIHRNRAEIRDIFRTAMAGWGRPAPEGLSDRPAELAEAARLHLREKFLRAKVGVSGANFMVAETGTMVVVESEGNGRMCLTLPETLISVVGIEKVVPTWRDLEVFLQTLPRSSTAERMNPYTSMWTGTTDGDGPRAFHLVLLDNGRTDTLADEVGRQALRCIRCSACLNVCPVYERAGGHAYGSVYPGPIGAILSPQLRGTASEIDVSLPYASSLCGACYEVCPVAIDIPEVLVRLRERVVEGGPAVREGNRVVLRPARGHAAERAAMRAARWTFTHPGALRTGQRLASRARRLRPRTLPGPGAAWTATRDLPEVPAEPFRDWWERTRGGKEETT; this is translated from the coding sequence GTGAACGAGACCTTCGTCGGAATGCCCGCCTTTCCCGAGGCGGCACGGGAAGCGCTGGACGACACCACCCTGCGCGGCAATCTGCGGCACGCCACCCACACCATCCGCGCCAAGCGCGCGGCGACCGTGGCGGAGGTGTCCGACTGGGCGGAGCTGCGCGAGGCGGGCAGCCGGATCAAGGAGCACACGCTCCGCCATCTCGACCGCTATCTGGAGCAGTTGGAGGAGTCGGTCACCGCGGCGGGCGGCACGGTCCACTGGGCGGCGGACGCGGCGGAGGCCAACCGGATCGTCACCGAACTCGTCCGGGAGACCGGCGAGTCGGAGGTCGTGAAGGTCAAGTCCATGGCCACACAGGAGATCGGGCTCAACGAAGCCCTGGAAGCGGCCGGCATCCGGGCCTACGAGACCGATCTCGCCGAGCTGATCGTGCAGTTGGGCGAGGACCGCCCCTCGCACATCCTGGTCCCGGCCATCCACCGCAACCGGGCCGAGATCCGCGACATCTTCCGTACCGCGATGGCCGGTTGGGGCCGTCCGGCGCCCGAGGGGCTGTCCGACCGTCCGGCCGAGCTGGCGGAGGCGGCGCGGCTGCATCTGCGGGAGAAGTTCCTGCGGGCCAAGGTGGGGGTTTCCGGGGCCAACTTCATGGTGGCGGAGACCGGCACGATGGTGGTCGTGGAGTCCGAGGGCAACGGGCGGATGTGCCTGACCCTGCCCGAGACCCTGATCTCGGTGGTCGGCATCGAGAAGGTCGTCCCCACCTGGCGTGACCTGGAGGTCTTCCTCCAGACCCTCCCCCGCTCCTCCACGGCCGAGCGGATGAACCCGTACACCAGCATGTGGACCGGCACGACCGACGGCGACGGACCCCGTGCCTTCCACCTCGTGCTGCTGGACAACGGACGCACCGACACCCTCGCCGACGAGGTCGGCCGCCAGGCGCTGCGCTGCATCCGCTGCTCGGCCTGCCTCAACGTCTGCCCGGTGTACGAGCGCGCGGGCGGCCACGCCTACGGCTCGGTCTACCCCGGCCCGATCGGCGCCATCCTCAGCCCCCAACTGCGCGGCACGGCAAGCGAGATCGACGTCTCGCTGCCGTACGCGTCCTCGCTGTGCGGTGCCTGCTACGAGGTGTGCCCGGTCGCCATCGACATCCCCGAGGTACTGGTCCGGCTGCGCGAGCGGGTCGTGGAGGGTGGTCCGGCGGTACGTGAGGGCAACCGGGTGGTGCTGCGGCCGGCCCGGGGGCACGCGGCGGAACGGGCGGCCATGCGGGCGGCCCGCTGGACCTTCACCCACCCCGGCGCCCTGCGCACCGGCCAGCGCCTCGCCTCCCGCGCCCGCCGTCTGCGCCCGCGCACCCTGCCGGGGCCCGGCGCGGCCTGGACGGCCACGCGCGATCTGCCGGAGGTGCCGGCCGAGCCGTTCCGGGACTGGTGGGAACGCACCCGAGGCGGCAAGGAGGAGACGACGTGA
- a CDS encoding (Fe-S)-binding protein encodes MRVALFLTCVNDTLYPDTGRAVVRLLGRLGVDVDFPLAQTCCGQAHYNTGYRHETEPLARHHAEVFGEYDAIVTPSGSCAAMVRELYPRLGERARAEGRGEELAGVLAPVVPKTYELTEFLVDVLGVTDVGAVYPHKVTYHPTCHGLRSLGLGDRPRRLLEAVRGLELVELPGADECCGFGGTFAVKNAGVSAAMGADKMRNAESTGAEVLCAADNSCLMHLGGTMSRAGSVVRPVHIAEILASTEEEPAR; translated from the coding sequence ATGCGTGTCGCCCTGTTCCTGACCTGTGTCAACGACACGCTCTACCCGGACACCGGCCGCGCCGTGGTGAGACTCCTCGGCCGCCTCGGGGTCGACGTCGACTTCCCCCTGGCACAGACCTGTTGCGGCCAGGCCCACTACAACACCGGCTACCGCCACGAGACGGAACCGCTGGCCCGGCACCACGCGGAGGTCTTCGGGGAGTACGACGCGATCGTCACGCCGTCGGGTTCGTGCGCGGCGATGGTCCGCGAGCTGTACCCGAGGCTGGGCGAGCGGGCCCGCGCCGAGGGACGCGGGGAGGAACTGGCCGGCGTACTGGCGCCGGTGGTGCCGAAGACGTACGAGCTGACGGAGTTCCTGGTGGACGTGCTGGGCGTCACCGATGTCGGCGCCGTCTATCCGCACAAGGTCACCTACCATCCCACCTGTCACGGCCTGCGCTCGCTGGGTCTCGGCGACCGGCCGCGCCGGCTGCTGGAGGCCGTGCGCGGTCTTGAGCTGGTCGAGCTGCCCGGCGCCGACGAGTGCTGCGGGTTCGGCGGCACCTTCGCGGTCAAGAACGCCGGGGTGTCGGCGGCGATGGGCGCGGACAAGATGCGCAACGCGGAGTCGACCGGCGCGGAGGTGCTGTGCGCGGCCGACAACTCGTGCCTGATGCACCTGGGTGGCACGATGAGCCGGGCGGGCTCCGTGGTGCGACCGGTGCACATCGCGGAGATCCTGGCGAGCACGGAGGAGGAACCGGCCCGGTGA
- a CDS encoding pentapeptide repeat-containing protein: protein MPDHIPLLRADCADCFGLCCVALPFARSADFAHGKPAGKPCANLREDHACGIHTELRPKGYAGCTVYDCFGAGQRVSQVTFGGRDWRTGGKEHARQMFEVFPVVRRLHELLWYLTEALGLDAARPLHPELRRALEQTERLAARQPEELAVLDPAEHWHEVAELLLQASELARKGRRKGRDRRGADLAGAKLKGADLRGVSLRGACLIGADLTGADLRQADLIGADLRGAELTGADLTGALFLTQPQVNAARGGPGTRLPASLVRPAHWAASR, encoded by the coding sequence ATGCCTGATCACATACCCCTCCTGCGCGCCGACTGCGCCGACTGCTTCGGCCTCTGCTGCGTCGCCCTGCCCTTCGCCCGCTCCGCCGACTTCGCGCACGGCAAGCCCGCCGGGAAGCCCTGCGCCAACCTGCGCGAGGACCACGCCTGCGGCATTCACACCGAGCTGCGCCCCAAGGGCTACGCCGGGTGCACGGTGTACGACTGCTTCGGCGCGGGCCAGCGCGTCTCCCAGGTCACCTTCGGCGGCCGGGACTGGCGCACGGGCGGCAAGGAGCACGCCCGGCAGATGTTCGAGGTGTTCCCGGTGGTCCGGCGCCTGCACGAGCTGCTCTGGTACCTCACCGAGGCCCTCGGCCTCGACGCCGCCCGGCCCCTCCACCCGGAGCTGCGGCGCGCGTTGGAACAGACCGAGCGCCTTGCCGCGCGGCAGCCCGAGGAACTTGCCGTGCTGGACCCGGCCGAGCACTGGCACGAGGTGGCGGAACTGTTGCTTCAGGCGTCGGAGCTGGCCCGCAAGGGCCGGAGGAAGGGCCGGGACCGTCGGGGCGCGGATCTGGCGGGCGCCAAGCTCAAGGGCGCCGATCTGCGCGGGGTCAGCCTGCGCGGTGCCTGCCTCATCGGAGCCGACCTGACCGGGGCCGATCTGCGGCAGGCCGACCTGATCGGCGCGGATCTGCGCGGCGCCGAGCTGACCGGCGCCGACCTCACCGGCGCCCTGTTCCTCACCCAGCCGCAGGTCAACGCCGCCCGAGGGGGACCCGGCACCCGGCTGCCGGCCTCACTCGTCCGTCCCGCGCACTGGGCAGCGTCCCGCTGA